CGCGTAATCTCCCGCCTTGTCCTCGGTCTCTCCGTAGGAATGGTGCTCCGAAAGGTAGCCGTGGCGGTCCGGCTTGCTGGGGATGGCGATCCCGGTCGAAGCCGCGATGAGGCGGTGCGGCTCGTTGGTGGCGTTTTCCGAGAGGACGCAGAAAACCACCTCTCCAGCCCGCAGGTACTTGAGGCCTTCCTTCTTCGGAATGATCTTGCAGCCGGGAGGGAAGATGCTCGACACGCGCACGATGTTGAAGTGTGCGATTCCGGCGTCCCGCAGCGCCAGCTCGAAGCTGGTGAGCTTCTCCTTCGAGCGGCCGACCCCCTTGGTCAGGAACATTTTCTTGGAGACGAACATCCTAGCGGCTCCTCCAGGCTCGTGGTGAGACGAGCGTGACTCAAACCCTAGACGCGCGGTCGCGCGATGGAACACCGAAATGAAGGGGGATCGAAAAAACGGGGGAACTTATACTGGAAAGGGTGGGGGTTGTCAACGAGGGATTCACCTTTGCTTGCAGTAAAATAGCACTTGTCCCCGGTCGGATGATAGCGGAGCTTCGCATGCCCCGGAATCTGGTCCTGGCCGACGCGCTGAGCCGGCTGACTCGGGAGGGGGAGCTATA
This portion of the Candidatus Polarisedimenticolia bacterium genome encodes:
- a CDS encoding arginine decarboxylase, pyruvoyl-dependent yields the protein MFVSKKMFLTKGVGRSKEKLTSFELALRDAGIAHFNIVRVSSIFPPGCKIIPKKEGLKYLRAGEVVFCVLSENATNEPHRLIAASTGIAIPSKPDRHGYLSEHHSYGETEDKAGDYA